In one Palaemon carinicauda isolate YSFRI2023 chromosome 25, ASM3689809v2, whole genome shotgun sequence genomic region, the following are encoded:
- the LOC137619247 gene encoding protein kinase C-binding protein NELL2a-like isoform X1 codes for MKTLVFLLLSVVNLIHCQDMEQMIVFTLQGVLEKLENISEKLKGYETIQQKQDEIMDKLKGYEAIQQKQDEIMDKLMELSRDTKQCLRGEDLEHLTNISVETNHEIKSFHEEMSGIISLAEKDKCLEVGNPCGARGTCHNSLFSFSCSCPSGFTWDGSDCADIDECAEGKGVCSPNAVCNNSIGSYSCSCNKPFEGDGRTSCEIQCRSPARFVKDLGCLKYVQNVKPFQNHTEFCRREGGRMLQKFDFHHLTDILKTFGYRAGDGRGWVGVYNGTWSTDKSLVPEDLWMEGSDRSDPEKPCGFLEWNDSSSFKVIHNNCLSMNYAWCQFLLP; via the exons atGAAGACACTTGTTTTCCTACTCCTGTCAGTGGTGAATTTGATCCACTGTCAGGATATGGAACAGATGATAGTGTTCACCCTGCAAGGAGTCTTGGAGAAGCTGGAAAACATCAGTGAAAAACTGAAAG GATACGAAACAATTCAGCAGAAACAAGATGAAATTATGGACAAGCTTAAGG GGTATGAAGCAATTCAGCAGAAACAAGATGAAATTATGGACAAGCTGATGG agCTTAGTCGAGACACCAAACAATGTCTCCGAGGGGAAGACTTGGAACACTTGACTAATATATCagtagaaa cCAATCATGAGATCAAGTCTTTCCATGAAGAGATGTCTGGAATAATCTCTTTGGCAGAAAAAG ACAAGTGTTTAGAGGTAGGTAATCCCTGCGGGGCCAGAGGCACCTGTCATAATTCCCTCTTCAGCTTCAGCTGTTCTTGTCCTTCTGGTTTCACCTGGGATGGTTCAGACTGTGCAG ACATTGATGAGTGCGCTGAGGGCAAAGGGGTCTGCAGCCCAAATGCTGTATGCAACAATAGCATTGGGAGTTATAGTTGCTCCTGCAACAAACCTTTCGAGGGAGATGGAAGAACATCCTGTG agatCCAGTGTAGAAGCCCAGCAAGATTCGTCAAGGATCTTGGATGCTTAAAATATGTGCAGAATGTGAAACCTTTCCAAAATCACACAGAATTCTGCCGAAGGGAAGGAGGACGGATGTTGCAGAAATTCGATTTTCATCATTTAACTGATATTTTGAAGACTTTTGGATATA GAGCAGGAGACGGAAGAGGATGGGTTGGTGTCTACAACGGGACGTGGTCTACTGACAAATCTCTCGTCCCAGAAGACCTTTGGATGGAAGGATCAGACCGATCAGACCCTGAGAAACCTTGTGGGTTCCTGGAGTGGAACGATTCTTCTTCTTTTAAAGTGATTCACAATAATTGTTTATCCATGAATTATGCTTGGTGTCAGTTTTTGCTGCCCTGA
- the LOC137619247 gene encoding uncharacterized protein isoform X2, with product MKTLVFLLLSVVNLIHCQDMEQMIVFTLQGVLEKLENISEKLKGYETIQQKQDEIMDKLKELSRDTKQCLRGEDLEHLTNISVETNHEIKSFHEEMSGIISLAEKDKCLEVGNPCGARGTCHNSLFSFSCSCPSGFTWDGSDCADIDECAEGKGVCSPNAVCNNSIGSYSCSCNKPFEGDGRTSCEIQCRSPARFVKDLGCLKYVQNVKPFQNHTEFCRREGGRMLQKFDFHHLTDILKTFGYRAGDGRGWVGVYNGTWSTDKSLVPEDLWMEGSDRSDPEKPCGFLEWNDSSSFKVIHNNCLSMNYAWCQFLLP from the exons atGAAGACACTTGTTTTCCTACTCCTGTCAGTGGTGAATTTGATCCACTGTCAGGATATGGAACAGATGATAGTGTTCACCCTGCAAGGAGTCTTGGAGAAGCTGGAAAACATCAGTGAAAAACTGAAAG GATACGAAACAATTCAGCAGAAACAAGATGAAATTATGGACAAGCTTAAGG agCTTAGTCGAGACACCAAACAATGTCTCCGAGGGGAAGACTTGGAACACTTGACTAATATATCagtagaaa cCAATCATGAGATCAAGTCTTTCCATGAAGAGATGTCTGGAATAATCTCTTTGGCAGAAAAAG ACAAGTGTTTAGAGGTAGGTAATCCCTGCGGGGCCAGAGGCACCTGTCATAATTCCCTCTTCAGCTTCAGCTGTTCTTGTCCTTCTGGTTTCACCTGGGATGGTTCAGACTGTGCAG ACATTGATGAGTGCGCTGAGGGCAAAGGGGTCTGCAGCCCAAATGCTGTATGCAACAATAGCATTGGGAGTTATAGTTGCTCCTGCAACAAACCTTTCGAGGGAGATGGAAGAACATCCTGTG agatCCAGTGTAGAAGCCCAGCAAGATTCGTCAAGGATCTTGGATGCTTAAAATATGTGCAGAATGTGAAACCTTTCCAAAATCACACAGAATTCTGCCGAAGGGAAGGAGGACGGATGTTGCAGAAATTCGATTTTCATCATTTAACTGATATTTTGAAGACTTTTGGATATA GAGCAGGAGACGGAAGAGGATGGGTTGGTGTCTACAACGGGACGTGGTCTACTGACAAATCTCTCGTCCCAGAAGACCTTTGGATGGAAGGATCAGACCGATCAGACCCTGAGAAACCTTGTGGGTTCCTGGAGTGGAACGATTCTTCTTCTTTTAAAGTGATTCACAATAATTGTTTATCCATGAATTATGCTTGGTGTCAGTTTTTGCTGCCCTGA